From a single Fusobacterium ulcerans ATCC 49185 genomic region:
- a CDS encoding radical SAM protein: MGIRYNKIIDKHQREIVLLKSFPCKYGKCSFCNYIEDNSLDEKEIDNVNMEVLKEITGEYGVLEVINSGSVFELTPKTLEEIKRIVVEKNIKILYFEIYYGYIKRLDEIKRYFPDVEIRFRMGVETFDNDFRVKVYNKNFVMREEEIVEVSKKLFSVCLLVCVKGQTKKMIENDIKIALENFKGVTINIFINNGTVIERDEELVKWFVGKYSYLTSDDRVELLLDNKDLGVFEQ, encoded by the coding sequence ATGGGAATAAGATACAATAAAATCATTGATAAACATCAAAGAGAGATAGTTCTTTTAAAAAGCTTTCCATGTAAATATGGCAAATGCAGTTTTTGTAATTATATAGAGGATAATTCTTTGGATGAAAAAGAAATAGATAATGTAAATATGGAAGTTTTAAAAGAGATAACAGGAGAATATGGAGTTTTAGAAGTCATAAATTCTGGCTCAGTTTTTGAATTGACGCCAAAAACTTTAGAAGAAATAAAAAGAATAGTTGTAGAGAAGAATATAAAAATTCTTTATTTTGAGATTTATTATGGATATATAAAAAGACTTGATGAAATTAAGAGATATTTTCCAGATGTAGAAATACGATTTAGGATGGGAGTAGAAACATTTGATAATGACTTTAGAGTAAAAGTATATAATAAAAACTTTGTTATGAGGGAAGAGGAAATAGTAGAAGTCAGCAAGAAATTATTTTCTGTATGCTTGTTAGTATGTGTAAAAGGACAAACTAAGAAAATGATAGAAAATGATATCAAAATTGCTTTAGAGAATTTTAAAGGGGTAACAATAAATATTTTTATTAATAATGGAACTGTAATAGAGAGAGATGAGGAACTGGTAAAATGGTTTGTAGGAAAATATTCGTATTTAACATCTGATGACAGAGTGGAATTACTTCTTGATAATAAAGATTTAGGAGTTTTTGAACAATAA
- the rnmV gene encoding ribonuclease M5, whose translation MKKSIKEIIVVEGRDDISAVKAAVDAEIIQVNGFAVRKQGTIEKIRVADQNRGIIILTDPDHAGEEIRKYIHKFFPEAKDAYIRRIEGTKDGDVGVENASPEAIINALEKARCSVLEDKDAIFTMDYLMDCGLVGSGDASVRREKVGGKLGIGYSNGKQFLSRLNRYGISKEEFEEALKNI comes from the coding sequence ATGAAAAAAAGTATAAAAGAAATAATAGTTGTAGAGGGAAGAGATGATATATCAGCAGTAAAAGCTGCTGTTGATGCTGAAATAATACAAGTAAATGGATTTGCAGTGAGAAAGCAGGGAACTATTGAAAAAATAAGAGTAGCAGATCAAAATAGAGGAATAATAATTCTTACTGATCCTGATCATGCTGGAGAGGAAATCAGAAAATATATACATAAATTTTTTCCAGAGGCAAAAGATGCATACATTAGAAGAATAGAAGGAACAAAAGATGGAGATGTAGGTGTAGAGAATGCATCTCCTGAAGCTATTATCAATGCTTTGGAGAAAGCTAGATGCAGTGTGCTGGAAGATAAGGATGCAATCTTTACAATGGATTATTTGATGGATTGTGGGCTTGTAGGAAGTGGAGATGCAAGTGTTAGAAGAGAAAAAGTTGGTGGAAAATTAGGAATAGGATACTCTAATGGGAAGCAATTCTTATCGAGATTAAATAGATATGGAATATCTAAAGAAGAATTTGAAGAAGCTCTAAAAAATATTTAG
- a CDS encoding alpha/beta hydrolase: protein MVLKFFLLWGMIILGIFYIITYPYKSKLARKLKRVNSFEEIEFIKNSDESYSNISQVEIDEYVTLEERNIKSSFVDEEMKYTIITPKDNIKDGIPCLFLLHGLRDENKDWLEKGKLLENYLSLLKKGDIEPMIFILAGSGEEGQSWYSNFSAEKGYQYENYIISELIPEIKRKVPKSPLGIVGFSMGGYAAFKLGLKYIDIFKVIGSFSGAINLVRMSVNRRVIRLFKFMYIPKFLFNDVDKRQFIRVFGSWGYKILKEDPYSMIKYMEAEKLSNKYFYASVGIEDRVNHLMLQQWLDVMGRMKKNKYNFKGYLCDGETHTWDYVARDMTNFLKFFNEKINK from the coding sequence ATGGTATTGAAATTTTTTTTGCTCTGGGGAATGATTATATTAGGGATATTTTATATAATAACTTATCCTTATAAATCAAAACTTGCCAGAAAATTAAAAAGAGTTAACAGTTTTGAAGAAATTGAATTTATAAAAAATTCAGATGAAAGTTATTCAAATATATCTCAAGTTGAAATTGATGAGTATGTAACTCTAGAAGAAAGAAATATTAAAAGCTCTTTTGTTGATGAAGAGATGAAATATACTATTATTACCCCTAAAGATAATATAAAAGATGGAATTCCTTGTCTTTTTCTTCTTCATGGGCTAAGAGATGAAAATAAAGATTGGCTGGAAAAAGGAAAATTATTAGAAAACTATCTATCTCTTTTGAAAAAAGGAGATATAGAACCAATGATATTTATTTTGGCAGGTTCTGGTGAAGAAGGGCAAAGCTGGTATTCTAATTTTTCTGCAGAAAAAGGTTATCAGTATGAAAATTATATAATTAGTGAGCTTATTCCAGAGATAAAAAGAAAAGTTCCCAAATCACCTTTAGGAATAGTTGGATTTTCTATGGGAGGTTATGCAGCTTTTAAGCTGGGACTTAAATACATAGACATATTTAAAGTTATTGGAAGTTTTTCAGGAGCAATAAATCTTGTAAGAATGAGTGTCAATAGAAGAGTTATAAGATTGTTTAAATTCATGTATATACCAAAATTTCTTTTTAATGATGTTGATAAAAGACAGTTTATAAGAGTTTTTGGGTCATGGGGTTATAAGATATTAAAAGAAGATCCATACAGCATGATAAAATATATGGAAGCTGAAAAACTGAGTAATAAATATTTTTATGCCAGTGTTGGAATAGAGGATAGAGTAAATCATTTGATGCTTCAGCAATGGCTGGATGTAATGGGAAGAATGAAAAAGAATAAGTATAACTTTAAAGGGTACTTATGTGATGGAGAAACACATACATGGGATTATGTAGCCAGGGATATGACTAATTTCTTAAAATTCTTCAATGAAAAAATAAATAAGTAG
- the asnS gene encoding asparagine--tRNA ligase: MEKVTVKSLYRDKEKFIDQEVEISGWIKKIRVQKNFGFIEINDGSFFKGIQIVFDTKLDNFDEVSRLSIISSIKVNGKLVRSQGAGQDIEIVADGVEIYQKADLDYPLQNKRHTFEYLRTKAHLRPRTNTFSAVFRVRSVIAYAIHKFFQENGFVYVHTPIITGSDAEGAGEMFRVTTLDLNDLPKGEDGKVDSSKDFFGKETNLTVSGQLSGETYCAAFRNIYTFGPTFRAEYSNTARHASEFWMIEPEIAFADLEANMELAEAMVKYIIKYVLEQCPEEMEFFNQFIEKGLFDKLNNVLNSDFGRLTYTEAIEILEKSGKKFDYPVKWGIDLQSEHERYLAEEHFQKPVFLTDYPKDIKAFYMKLNEDGKTVRAMDLLAPGIGEIIGGSQREDNLEILEGRMNELGMNIEDYGFYLDLRKYGSFPHSGYGLGLERIIMYVTGMTNIRDVLPFPRTPNNAEF, from the coding sequence ATGGAAAAAGTAACAGTAAAATCTCTATACAGAGATAAAGAAAAATTTATTGATCAAGAAGTAGAAATTTCAGGATGGATAAAGAAAATCAGAGTTCAAAAGAATTTTGGTTTTATAGAAATCAATGATGGATCATTTTTCAAAGGAATCCAAATAGTATTTGATACAAAATTAGATAACTTTGATGAAGTTTCACGTTTATCTATAATTTCTTCAATAAAAGTAAATGGAAAATTAGTAAGATCTCAAGGGGCTGGACAAGATATAGAAATAGTAGCAGATGGTGTAGAAATATATCAAAAAGCAGACTTAGATTATCCTTTACAAAATAAAAGGCATACTTTTGAATACTTGAGAACAAAAGCTCATTTAAGACCTAGAACTAATACATTCTCAGCTGTATTTAGAGTAAGATCAGTTATAGCTTATGCTATTCATAAATTTTTCCAAGAAAATGGATTTGTATATGTACATACTCCAATAATAACTGGTTCTGATGCTGAAGGTGCTGGAGAAATGTTTAGAGTAACTACTTTAGATTTAAATGATTTGCCTAAAGGTGAAGATGGAAAAGTAGATTCTTCAAAAGACTTCTTTGGAAAAGAGACTAATCTAACTGTAAGTGGACAGCTAAGTGGAGAAACTTATTGCGCTGCTTTCAGAAATATATATACATTTGGTCCTACATTTAGAGCTGAGTATTCTAATACTGCAAGACATGCTTCAGAATTCTGGATGATAGAACCAGAAATAGCCTTTGCTGATCTTGAAGCTAATATGGAACTTGCTGAAGCCATGGTAAAATATATAATTAAATATGTTTTAGAACAATGTCCTGAAGAAATGGAATTCTTCAATCAATTTATTGAAAAAGGTTTATTTGATAAACTTAACAATGTATTAAATAGCGACTTTGGAAGACTTACATATACTGAAGCTATAGAAATACTTGAAAAATCAGGAAAGAAATTTGATTATCCAGTAAAATGGGGAATCGACCTTCAAAGTGAACATGAAAGATATTTAGCAGAGGAACATTTCCAAAAACCAGTTTTCCTTACTGATTATCCAAAAGATATAAAAGCTTTTTATATGAAACTTAATGAAGATGGAAAAACTGTAAGAGCAATGGATTTACTGGCTCCTGGAATAGGAGAAATAATAGGTGGTTCTCAAAGAGAGGATAATCTTGAAATTCTTGAGGGAAGAATGAATGAACTAGGAATGAATATAGAAGATTATGGATTCTACTTAGACTTGAGAAAATATGGAAGCTTCCCACATTCAGGATATGGATTAGGACTTGAAAGAATAATTATGTATGTAACAGGAATGACAAATATTCGTGACGTACTTCCATTCCCAAGAACGCCTAATAATGCAGAATTTTAA
- a CDS encoding DUF896 domain-containing protein produces MEMNKIIEKINYFTRLSRERELTSEEKKDRELFRKMYMEQFRAQVKGHLDNITIVDGEVENSTKII; encoded by the coding sequence ATGGAAATGAATAAAATAATAGAGAAAATAAACTATTTTACAAGGCTTTCAAGAGAAAGAGAACTGACTTCTGAGGAGAAAAAAGATAGAGAATTATTTAGAAAAATGTATATGGAGCAATTTAGAGCTCAAGTAAAAGGACATTTAGATAATATAACAATAGTAGATGGAGAAGTTGAAAACAGTACAAAAATAATATAA